In Ureibacillus thermophilus, the genomic stretch CTTTTCCCTTCTTAAAACAACAACAGATTTGCTTTCATTGAATAATGTGCCAGTTTTTTTAGCATACTCCTAAAAAACGGTGATTTAGGAGGATTTGTTATGCAAAATTCGCTCTGGTTGCAAAATGTGACCCCTACCTCTTTGAATTCTTTATCCTCTTCATTGAATTGCGATGTTTGCATTGTGGGAGGGGGATTGACAGGGATATATACGGCCTATCTCCTTGCAAAAAAAGGGGTCGATGTCGTTTTGTTGGAAGCAAACTCCTCAATCGCTTCCGGCACAACGGGGCATTCCACTGGAAAATTAACCCCTCAACATGGAGCAGTCTTTGATCCATTGTTGAATACTTTTAATGAAGAGGAAGTGCGGACCTATTATGAAGCGAATGTGAACGCGATCGAAAACGCTCTTCGGGAAGCGGCGGCAGAAACTTTCAGGCATGCCGATTCTTACTTGTATGCAACGACAGACCAAGGAGCAGAAACAATAAAAAAGGAATTGGCAGCTTATCATAAAGTTGGTATACAAGGCATCGAAACAACGGAGACGGAACTTCCCTTCGAAGTGAAGACCGCATTGAAGATGGAAAACACCTATCAAATTCATCCCGTCAACTTTGCTCAACATTTTGCCGAGTTGGCATTGAAAGCCGGGGCTAAATTATACGTGAATACAAGGGTTACGAAGCTGGCCGTTGATGAACATTGCCTGCTGACAGAGAATGATTTTGAAGTGAATTTCAAGTCGGTTGTTCTTGCAACCCACTATCCGATCGAAGCAATCAAGGGACTGCACATTGCAAAGTTAACTATTGACCGCTCCTATTTAATGGCAACAAAAACTTCGGCATTATTAAAAGGGCAATATTTGTCCACCGATTCATCTTCCCGGACGGTGCGCACAGCTTTCATTGACAATCAGCCTTACTTTATTTTCGGAGGCAGTTCCCACACAGCAGGGGCTGTGCAAAATACACAAGTATATTATGAAATGCTGGAGAAAGAGCTTGTTTCGGAATATGGTTTGCCTAAACCGGAATATTTGTGGAGCGCGCAAGATCCGAACACTGCCGACTATATTCCGTATGTCGGACGCATTTCGGACAGTGAGCCGAGAATCTATATTGCCACAGGATACCGAAAATGGGGACTTTCCAACTCCCTTGTTGCGGGAGAAATCATTTCCACAGAACTGACAAGTGGAAAACATCCAGCCCAGCACCTGTACAGCCCTTCAAGAAATTTATTTGGCAAAACGTTTATGCGGATGTTGAAGGCGATCGGCTTCACGGTATCAAATCTTGCGGAAGGTTATTTAATACGGGCGGAAGCTCCAAAATGCACCCATTTAGGATGCAAAACCCAATGGAATGAAGCCGATGAAACATGGGATTGCCCTTGCCACGGATCCCGTTTTGATAAATACGGCAATGTCATCGAAGGACCGGCAGTGTATCCTCTCATTTTAGAATAAAAAACGGTGCCAAGGATCTCCCTTGAACACCGTTTTTTATTATTCGCTTAATGCATCTGTTAATACTGGAACAACTTGTTTTTTGCGGGAAACAACGCCAGGCAAATCAAATTGATGTTCTACTAATTCTTTGCCGAAAGCTTTTGCAGCATCTTCAGCCGAACTTCCTGCAACAATCGCTACAGAATCGTTGTTTAAAATATCTGTTACGAAGAAGAAGAAGAGGTTTAAACCTTTTTCTTCAACCTTTTGGTTAAGCAAGCTTACCAATTCCTCTTTGCGGCTTAATACATCATTTACATCCACTGCGTTCACTTGGGCAACTACGGATTTCACTGTGCCGAAAGTAAATTCTTTCGCATCTAAAGAAAGCAAGTCTTCTAAAGATTTATCAGAAAGGTCCGCACCGGCTTTTAACATGGCAAGACCGTATTCCTCCGCATTAACGCCTGCAATGTCTGCCAATTCTTTTCCTGCTTTTACATCTTCTTCAGTGCAAGTAGGAGATTTGAATAAAAGTGTATCGGAAATGATGGCTGAAAGCATTAAACCTGCAATGTTTGAAGGAATCTCAACATTGTTTTCTTTAAATATTTTATTTAAGATTGTTGCAGTGCATCCTACCGGTTCTGCACGGTAATATAATGGGTCTGCTGTTTCAAAATTTGCAATGCGGTGGTGGTCAATAACTTCTTTGATTTTGACATTTTCAATACCATCAGCAGATTGTTGACGTTCATTATGGTCAACTAAAATCACTTCGCTTGCTTCTTCTGATACATTCCCAATAAGTCTTGGA encodes the following:
- a CDS encoding manganese-dependent inorganic pyrophosphatase, with translation MSKVLVFGHKNPDTDSITSAIVYAYLKQQLGQEVEAVRLGDVNNETKYALEKFGFEAPRLIGNVSEEASEVILVDHNERQQSADGIENVKIKEVIDHHRIANFETADPLYYRAEPVGCTATILNKIFKENNVEIPSNIAGLMLSAIISDTLLFKSPTCTEEDVKAGKELADIAGVNAEEYGLAMLKAGADLSDKSLEDLLSLDAKEFTFGTVKSVVAQVNAVDVNDVLSRKEELVSLLNQKVEEKGLNLFFFFVTDILNNDSVAIVAGSSAEDAAKAFGKELVEHQFDLPGVVSRKKQVVPVLTDALSE
- a CDS encoding FAD-dependent oxidoreductase: MQNSLWLQNVTPTSLNSLSSSLNCDVCIVGGGLTGIYTAYLLAKKGVDVVLLEANSSIASGTTGHSTGKLTPQHGAVFDPLLNTFNEEEVRTYYEANVNAIENALREAAAETFRHADSYLYATTDQGAETIKKELAAYHKVGIQGIETTETELPFEVKTALKMENTYQIHPVNFAQHFAELALKAGAKLYVNTRVTKLAVDEHCLLTENDFEVNFKSVVLATHYPIEAIKGLHIAKLTIDRSYLMATKTSALLKGQYLSTDSSSRTVRTAFIDNQPYFIFGGSSHTAGAVQNTQVYYEMLEKELVSEYGLPKPEYLWSAQDPNTADYIPYVGRISDSEPRIYIATGYRKWGLSNSLVAGEIISTELTSGKHPAQHLYSPSRNLFGKTFMRMLKAIGFTVSNLAEGYLIRAEAPKCTHLGCKTQWNEADETWDCPCHGSRFDKYGNVIEGPAVYPLILE